From a single Arachis hypogaea cultivar Tifrunner chromosome 3, arahy.Tifrunner.gnm2.J5K5, whole genome shotgun sequence genomic region:
- the LOC112784722 gene encoding fatty acyl-CoA reductase 3, with protein MELGSILHFLEDKTILITGATGFLAKILVEKILRVQPNVKKLFLLLRAADAKSATHRLQNEIIGKDLFRLLKENLGPNFNSFIAQKLTLVPGDISRPDLGLDSHSILKQQIYDQTHVIINLAATTNFDERYDISLGLNTFGVKHVINFSKKCTKLKVLVHVSTAYVCGEGEGLIMEKPYEMGVSLNGVVGLDIDAEHKLIRHNLTHLQHLGATENEIKVAMKDLGITRAKNYGWPNTYVMTKAMGEMIVEEEKGKGELGVDIVIVRPSIVTSTFKDPFPGWAEGVRTIDSLAVAYGKGKLTCFLGDLNAIVDVIPADMVVNAILVATAAHATHRANGNGIYHVTSSVRNPLRNWNLQDVGYRYFTAKPWINKDGKAVKVGKCKVLSNMDSFNRHMFLRYLLLLKGLQLANTAFCHFFQGTYLDLNRKIQIVMRLVDLYKPYLFFKGVFDDINTHNLRQALLMDTHLFYFDPKLIHWDDYFLNTHLPGVVKYIFNKNY; from the exons ATGGAGTTGGGAAGCATACTCCACTTCCTTGAGGATAAGACCATTCTCATCACTGGAGCCACTGGCTTCCTTGCCAAAA TTCTGGTGGAGAAGATACTCAGGGTTCAACCAAATGTTAAGAAACTATTTCTTCTTTTAAGAGCTGCCGATGCTAAGTCTGCTACTCATCGCTTGCAAAATGAG ATCATAGGCAAGGACTTGTTTAGATTGCTAAAAGAAAACTTAGGTCCAAACTTCAATTCCTTCATAGCACAAAAGTTGACACTCGTTCCAGGAGATATTTCTCGCCCGGATTTGGGTTTGGACTCTCATTCTATTCTCAAGCAACAAATTTACGACCAAACacatgttattattaatttagCTGCAACTACCAACTTTGATGAAAG GTATGATATATCGTTGGGCCTAAATACCTTTGGGGTTAAGCACGTCATAAACTTTTCCAAAAAATGCACTAAACTCAAGGTGCTTGTACATGTATCAACag CTTATGTGTGTGGTGAGGGAGAAGGTCTAATAATGGAGAAGCCATATGAGATGGGTGTTTCACTAAATGGAGTTGTTGGATTAGACATCGATGCCGAACACAAACTCATACGTCACAACTTAACTCACCTTCAACACCTGGGAGCCACAGAGAACGAAATTAAAGTTGCCATGAAGGACTTGGGTATTACCAG ggCAAAGAATTATGGATGGCCAAACACATATGTAATGACAAAAGCAATGGGAGAGATGATAGTAGAGGAGGAGAAAGGCAAAGGAGAGTTGGGTGTTGATATTGTCATTGTTCGTCCTTCCATAGTTACCAGCACCTTCAAGGACCCATTCCCCGGTTGGGCCGAGGGTGTTAGAACCATTGACAGTCTTGCTGTTGCTTATGGTAAAGGAAAACTCACTTGCTTCCTTGGAGATCTCAACGCCATTGTTGATGTCATACCAGCAGACATGGTGGTCAATGCAATACTAGTGGCCACGGCAGCTCATGCAACTCATCGTGCTAATGGTAATGGCATATATCATGTTACTTCCTCTGTTCGAAACCCACTTCGAAACTGGAATCTGCAAGACGTGGGGTACAGGTATTTCACGGCCAAACCATGGATCAACAAGGATGGTAAGGCAGTGAAGGTTGGGAAATGCAAAGTGCTGAGTAACATGGACAGCTTCAACAGACACATGTTCCTCCGCTACTTGCTTCTCTTAAAGGGACTGCAGCTGGCCAACACTGCCTTTTGCCACTTCTTCCAGGGGACCTATCTTGATCTCAACAGGAAGATTCAGATCGTCATGCGCTTGGTTGACCTTTACAAGCCTTACTTGTTCTTCAAGGGAGTTTTTGATGATATCAACACACACAACTTGAGACAAGCTCTGCTCATGGACACTCATCTCTTTTACTTCGATCCCAAGCTCATCCATTGGGATGATTACTTCCTCAACACTCATCTCCCTGGTGTCGTCAAATATATCTTCAATaagaattattaa
- the LOC112784733 gene encoding fatty acyl-CoA reductase 3, with product MEIGSITEFLKDKNVLVIGATGFLAKIFIEKILRVQSNVKKLYLLLRAKDAESATRRLHNEILGKELFRLLKENVGAKFNSFVSEKLTLVPGDISYEDFNLKDSILRQELYNQLDVIVNLAATTNFDERYDVALGLNTFGVKHVLSFAKNCTKLKVLVHVSTAYVCGERGGVIVEDPHKMGVSLNGVQGLNIVEEKKIVENKLKQLQQDGATEEEIKISMKDLGMERANEYGWPNTYVFTKAMGEMLVETLKEDMPVVILRPTIVTSTYKEPFPGWVEGVRTIDSLIVAYGKGKLTCFLADLKKVFDVIPADMVVNAILAAMVGHASNNEACDEMIYHVGSSMANPVKYHDLRDYGFRYFSAKPCLDKEGNAIRVGKVTVLESMASFQRYLFIRYLVPLKGLELANLAFCHYFEGTYVDINRKISIVKRLVQLYRPYLFFSGIFDDINREKLQMAAKQGGAEMDLYYFDPKVIDWEDYFMNVHFPGIVKYVFK from the exons ATGGAAATAGGAAGCATAACTGAGTTCCTTAAGGATAAGAATGTTTTGGTCATTGGTGCCACGGGCTTCCTTGCAAAAA TTTTTATAGAGAAGATACTGAGAGTCCAATCCAATGTGAAGAAACTTTATCTTCTTTTGAGAGCCAAAGATGCTGAATCTGCCACTCGCCGATTGCACAATGAG ATTTTAGGGAAGGAATTGTTCAGATTATTGAAGGAAAATGTGGGTGCAAAGTTCAATTCCTTTGTCTCAGAAAAGTTGACTCTTGTTCCTGGAGATATCTCTTATGAAGACTTTAATTTGAAGGACTCCATTCTACGCCAAGAGCTTTACAATCAACTTGATGTTATAGTTAACTTAGCTGCGACAACAAACTTCGACGAaag ATACGATGTTGCATTGGGTTTAAATACATTTGGAGTGAAGCATGTATTAAGCTTTGCCAAAAACTGCACTAAACTCAAGGTGCTTGTCCATGTATCAACAG CATATGTATGTGGGGAGAGAGGAGGAGTGATAGTAGAGGATCCACACAAAATGGGAGTTTCACTAAATGGAGTGCAAGGACTCAACATTGTTGAGGAAAAGAAGATTGTGGAGAACAAGCTGAAGCAACTTCAACAGGATGGAGCCACAGAGGAAGAAATCAAAATCTCCATGAAGGACTTAGGCATGGAAAG AGCAAATGAATATGGATGGCCAAACACATATGTGTTTACAAAAGCAATGGGAGAAATGCTAGTTGAAACTTTAAAAGAAGATATGCCAGTGGTTATTCTACGTCCTACAATCGTTACTAGCACCTACAAAGAACCTTTTCCTGGTTGGGTGGAAGGCGTAAG AACCATCGATAGTTTAATTGTTGCGTATGGTAAAGGAAAATTAACATGCTTCCTTGCGGACCTTAAGAAGGTGTTTGATGTG ATACCAGCAGACATGGTAGTGAATGCAATCCTTGCAGCAATGGTGGGTCATGCGAGCAATAATGAAGCATGTGATGAGATGATATATCATGTAGGGTCGTCGATGGCAAATCCAGTGAAATACCATGATCTGCGTGACTATGGATTCAGATATTTCAGCGCAAAACCATGCTTAGACAAGGAAGGAAATGCCATAAGAGTTGGCAAGGTTACGGTATTGGAGAGCATGGCTAGCTTCCAGAGATACTTGTTCATTCGTTACTTGGTTCCATTAAAGGGGTTAGAGCTAGCGAACTTAGCATTTTGCCACTACTTTGAGGGAACCTATGTAGACATCAACAGGAAGATCTCTATTGTTAAGCGTTTGGTTCAACTTTACAGGCCCTACTTGTTCTTCAGTGGCAT ATTTGATGACATCAACAGAGAGAAATTGCAAATGGCAGCCAAGCAAGGTGGAGCAGAGATGGATTTGTATTATTTCGACCCAAAAGTCATTGACTGGGAGGACTACTTTATGAATGTCCACTTCCCTGGCATTGTCAAATATGTCTTCAAGTAG
- the LOC112784739 gene encoding cytochrome P450 94C1 produces the protein MEMLHIMTTSAMSTALFLSFFTFTLFFSVFSFLLFISRIKPWCNCDTCRTYLNISWIAHFPNLCDWYTHLLRASPTGTIHLHVLNNTITSNPNNVQHILKTKFHNYPKGTPFSTLLGDLLGNGIFNSDGHSWQFQRKMASLELGSVAIRSYALQIVNQEIQTRLIPLLQSVSNQQDKLLDIQDIFRRFSFDIICKFSFGMDPECLISSLPESKLADSFDLASKLSAERAMSPSPLIWKMKRLLNIGSEKKLKEAIGIVDNVAMDIIRQRRREMMTMASLNKSDLLSRFMETIEDDKYLRDIVISFLLAGRDTIAAALTGFFILLSKNPHVGSTIRQELERVMEADQELPTFEQMRSMHYLNGALHESMRLFPPVQFDSKYAQEDDVLPDGTFVRRGSRVTYHPYAMGRMDTIWGPDSDQFRPERWLNTDGVFVQQCPFKYPVFQAGVRVCLGKDLALMEIKSIAAAMLRHFDVRVVGPNTEPCFAPGLTATVRGGLPVQVTQRC, from the coding sequence ATGGAGATGCTGCATATCATGACTACTTCAGCCATGTCCACAGCCCTCTTCCTCTCCTTCTTTACTTTTACACTCTTTTTCTCTGTCTTCTCATTTCTCCTATTCATTTCTAGGATCAAGCCATGGTGTAATTGTGATACGTGTCGCACTTACCTTAATATTTCTTGGATTGCTCATTTTCCAAATCTCTGCGACTGGTACACTCACCTTCTTCGTGCTTCACCTACCGGAACTATCCACCTCCACGTCCTCAATAACACTATTACCTCCAATCCTAATAACGTTCAGCACATTCTCAAAACCAAGTTCCATAATTATCCTAAAGGCACACCTTTTTCTACTCTCCTTGGCGACCTTCTTGGCAACGGAATCTTCAACTCCGATGGCCATTCCTGGCAATTCCAGCGCAAGATGGCCAGCCTCGAGCTCGGCAGCGTCGCCATTCGCTCCTATGCCCTCCAAATCGTCAACCAAGAGATCCAAACCAGGCTGATTCCTCTCCTCCAATCGGTTTCCAATCAGCAAGATAAATTGTTGGACATTCAAGATATTTTTAGAAGATTTTCTTTTGACATTATTTGTAAATTTTCATTTGGAATGGATCCTGAGTGTCTCATTTCTTCTTTGCCGGAATCTAAACTGGCAGACAGCTTTGACCTTGCATCTAAACTCTCTGCAGAGCGAGCAATGTCACCGTCGCCGCTCATATGGAAGATGAAACGATTACTCAATATTGGTTCGGAGAAAAAACTGAAAGAAGCCATTGGAATAGTAGACAATGTGGCCATGGACATCATAAGACAGAGAAGGAGAGAGATGATGACTATGGCGAGTTTAAACAAATCGGATTTACTGTCTAGATTTATGGAAACTATTGAAGATGACAAATACTTGAGAGACATAGTTATCAGTTTCTTGCTGGCGGGTCGGGACACAATCGCAGCAGCGTTGACTGGATTTTTCATTCTGCTTTCGAAGAACCCGCATGTGGGGTCAACCATCCGGCAGGAGCTGGAGCGGGTGATGGAAGCGGATCAGGAATTGCCGACCTTTGAGCAAATGAGGAGCATGCATTACCTGAATGGAGCGCTTCACGAGAGCATGAGGCTGTTCCCTCCGGTTCAGTTTGATTCAAAGTATGCTCAAGAAGATGACGTCTTGCCAGATGGCACTTTTGTCAGGAGAGGGAGTCGGGTCACTTACCACCCCTATGCAATGGGTCGGATGGACACTATTTGGGGCCCCGATTCCGATCAGTTTCGACCCGAAAGGTGGTTGAATACAGATGGTGTTTTTGTTCAGCAGTGTCCCTTTAAGTACCCGGTTTTTCAAGCCGGGGTGAGAGTCTGTTTGGGAAAAGACTTGGCCTTGATGGAGATCAAGTCCATTGCCGCCGCCATGCTCCGCCACTTTGATGTCCGGGTTGTTGGGCCTAATACGGAGCCCTGCTTCGCTCCAGGCCTTACTGCCACTGTGCGGGGCGGGTTGCCGGTTCAAGTTACCCAAAGGTGTTGA